The Tachysurus fulvidraco isolate hzauxx_2018 chromosome 26, HZAU_PFXX_2.0, whole genome shotgun sequence genome segment acacacacacactcacacacagtgcagaTGAAAGCGTCCCTTTTATAACTAAACATcagttatattataataattataaactaTTTCTACACTAATGCACTTTAGGTttaaaccagtcactgatcTAATGTACAGAGCGTCTGTAATGTGTTTACCACTGAACCATCTGATAAACTACCAGCCTGTTAGGgttggttagggttagtaaacactacagaagggttagtaaacactacagaaggGTTAGGGCTAGTTAGGgttagtaaacactacagaagggttagggttagtaaacactacagaaggGTTAGGGctagtaaacactacagaaggGTTAGTACACACTACAGAAGGGTTAGGGCTAGTTAGAGTTAGTACACACTACAGAAGGgttagtaaacactacagaagggttagggttagttagatttagtaaacactacagaaggGTTAGGGCTAGTTAGAGTTAGTACACACTAcagaagggttagggttagtaaacactacagaaggGTTAGTTAGAGTTAGTACACACTACAGAAGGGTTAGTTAGAGTTAGTACACACTACAGAAGGGCTAGTTAGGgttagtaaacactacagaaggGTTAGTTAGAGTTAGTACACACTACAGAAGGGCTAGTTAGGgttagtaaacactacagaaggGTTAGTTAGAGTTAGTACACACTACAGAAGGGCTAGTTAGGgttagtaaacactacagaaggGTTAGTTAGAGTTAGTACACACTACAGAAGGGCTAGTTAGGgttagtaaacactacagaaggGCTAGTTAGGgttagtaaacactacagaaggGTTAGTTAGAGTTAGTACACACTACAGAAGGGCTAGTTAGGgttagtaaacactacagaaggGTTAGTTAGAGTTAGTACACACTACAGAAGGGCTAGTTAGGgttagtaaacactacagaaggGCTAGTTAGGgttagtaaacactacagaaggGTTAAAGTTAGTTAGGgttagtaaacactacagaaggGTTAGAGTTAGTTAGGgttagtaaacactacagaaggGTTAGAGTTAGTTAGGgttagtaaacactacagaagggttagttagggttagtaaacactacagaagggttagttagagttagagttagtacacactacagaagggttagttagagttagtaaacactacagaagggttagttagggttagtaaacactacagaaggGCTAGTTAGAGTTAGTACACACTACAGAAGGGTTAGTTAGAGTTAGTACACACTACAGAAGGGTTAGTTAGAGTTAGTTAGAgttagtaaacactacagaagggttagttagggttagtaaacactacagaagggctagttagagttagagttagtaaacactacagaaggGCTAGTTAGAGTTAGTACACACTACAGAAGGGCTAGTTAGAGTTAGTTAGAGTTAGTACACACTACAGAAGGGTTAGTTAGAGTTAGTACACACTACAGAAGGGTTAGTTAGAGTTAGTACACACTACAGAAGGGTTAGTTAGAgttagtaaacactacagaagggttagttagggttagtaaacactacagaagggctagttagagttagagttagTACACACTACAGAAGGGTTAGTTAGAGTTAGTACACACTACAGAAGGGTTAGTTAGAGTTAGTACACACTACAGAAGGGTTAGTTAGAGTTAGTACACACTACAGAAGGGCTAGTTAGAGTTAGTTAGAgttagtaaacactacagaaggGTTAGTTAGAGTTAGTACACACTACAGAAGGGCTAGTTAGAGTTAGTACACACTACAGAAGGGCTAGTTAGAGTTAGTACACACTACAGAAGGGTTAGTTAGAGTTAGTACACACTACAGAAGGGTTAGTTAGAGTTAGTACACACTACAGAAGGGTTATGACGTGTTTATAATAAGTAACTAAGGGGAAGTAAAACCGGGTGTTTTTCTCCCTCACACGGATCTCTGCCCTAAACACCCCTAACACCGGACACCTCTAACCCTCCCCCCTAACACACAACCCCCACCCAACACACAAATACCCCACCGCTCGGATGAAATCATCACTGCGGGAAACACAATGTTCCTGACACGCACTTTTTCTCCGGAGAATGTTGTCGCTGATCTGAAGCGGACTGTCGCTGAAAATCCAACACGCTAAACACAAGTTTCTCTAAATCTCTGACAGATTAGCCAAAACAAAAATGGATTCAGGTGACGCACTTCCGGTGAGGACGCGCCCCCAGAGTCACGCACTTCCGGTGAGGACGCGCCCCCAGAGTCACTCACAGGCACGTGACGCTACAGAGGAACCGGTTTATTTAATTGAACGTAAACACCAACGTACATGAATAATCATGAATATGCTAATTAGGGCACGCCCACATGTCATCGCTAGCAGGCTAACTATCGTGTTAGATAAGTGCTAAAAGCTAAAATAGTAGCTAAAAAAGTAGCTAAGTGCTAAAAGCTAACGTAGCAGTAAAAAAGTAGCTAAGTGCTAAAAGCTAACGTAGCAGTAAAAAAGTAGCTAAGTGCTAAAAGCTAACGTAGCAGTAAAAAAGTAGCTAAGTGCTAAAAGCTAACATAGCAGTAAAAAAGTAGCTAAGTGCTAAAAGCTAACGTAGCAGTAAAAAAGTAGCTAAGTGCTAAAAGCTAACGTAGCAGCTAACAACAAATCTGCCACAATATGTTTAAATTCATCAAAATCATCCGGATCTGTTTGTCAGCTGAATTAGAGTTCTGTAGCTCATCGAAAAGCCACTTAATGTGATGTAAAGTGTTCACATGAAACgtacagaatcagaatcagtgtGTAGGTCGAGATTAAACAcctgatcaacacacacacacagctacagaacACTTCACGTGTAAACACTTCACTAGTgctgagagaacacacacatcctgtacattacacactcatgtgAAGGTGAAAGTAAGAAGAATATACAGGAGCAGATTCTCTGAAGTTTAATCAAATTAATAAAGTGCATCACTGGATCACAACCAATCTGGCAACACAAGTGAAGTGAATGTACTTCAACACTGCAGCGCGTCCACGTGCTCAACAGCATCATTTAACTGGGAGTTTAAACAGAATACTAAATCATAATCTGACTTTCTCCCCACTGTGTTTATAGTGACAGCtttcagaaagagaaaaaaataaatattctttttCACAAAATCAAAAGCAAATTTAATGACCTGGTCTATATCAAACTCTATATTAACCACAATAACAGCTATACAAATGTTATAACAATGTACTgcaaaaacaaagcagaaaatATTCAAgccttaaagaaaaataatctaaTCAGTATCAacgatggtaaaaaaaaaggtcagaacAGTATCATGTACAAACACTGCAGAAGTAAGAGCAGGaagtgaaatgtgtgtgacacagATTCAGCTAAACTACTGAATTATCATCATCCAGTTTAACAGCGAGAATTGGGATTGATCTGAATGTCTTctccatacacactctcatCACTGTAGGCGATGTACAGGAAGAAGTCTTCTTCATGATGCTcctgtaacacacaaacacacatctgtatgaAATACAcataagtgacacacacacacacacacacacacacacacacacacacacacacacacacacacacacacacacacacatgtatcagTCTCCAGAGGATGTGAAAGAGTTTGAAGTTTAGCTGGGCATTAATCTAGATCACATTTCATGaattaatttacatttcttttattctatatttgtttacttatgtttatttttgtacatttgcataatttatccttttgcatttattttcatctttgtttaaCAACAGAATTGTTTGGCACTGTGAGCAAATGTCTGAAAAGTGctttatatgttaattattcAGAAATATTACAGATGAATATTATTCAGCTTTCATATTTTAgcactaatgtgtgtgtgtgtacctgatagAGCAGGCCCATGGTAGCTGATGTGGGAGGAATGACGTTGTTGACGAAGAAGAATAGCGCATCCTCAGCTCTCAGGTGAATCCTTTTCCGGATCAGGAAGTAAAACTGACCAActgcaaataaattttaaataaataaataaataattaaaaggtGTGTTAGCTGACTCCCTACAGCATCCTGACGTTTTAGAAATGTACATTAGTGAGGCAGCAAACAGGTCAATGAGGCGGTCTCATCTCTTTAATTACACCAGAACAAACTAAAGTATAAAATTTGAGATTGGAGGAGTCTGTACAATTACTGCATCACACATGCGCGATTTTATTCAGTGGAGTTTACCGAAAACAAGCCAGACTGCAGATTTTCTCCTCACCTGTCAGGTCTGAGGGCACCAGGTACTTCTTCTTGTCCAGGTCTCCTATCCGGGCTTTGGGAGCTTTCTCTACAATCACCTAAGAGAAAACACAGGGGACGTGTGTGAGTGGTGCAGGGAAAACGGAAATCTTAAACTTCTTACCCATACACACAAGgggaaacaaaacaatacacacacacggctcagacacacacacacacggctcagacacacacacacacggctcagacacacacacacacggctcagacacacacacacacggctcagacacacacacacacggctcagacacacacacacggctcagccacacacacacggctcagccacacacacacggctcagccacacacacacggctcagccacacacacacacggctcagccacacacacacacggctcagccacacacacacggctcagccacacacacacacggctcagccacacacacacacggctcagccacacacacacacggctcagccacacacacacacggctcagccacacacacacggctcagccacacacacacacggctcagacacacacacacacggctcagccacacacacacacggctcagacacacacacacacggctcagacacacacacacacacacacacacacggctcagccacacacacacacacggctcagccacacacacacacacggctcagccacacacacacacacacacacacacacacacgactcagacacacacacaactcttctACTCACAGGCACTCGGTCAGGATATTTCTTTCGGATCTTCTCTCCCTCACACCGTCTCTTCTCAAACGGATGTTCTTCTTTGTACACGAACTTCATGTTAAACGCTTGTAGGTTCGAGTCTCACTGCTGTCTGAAGCCGATGTTTACAAACTGACTGCAGCGAAAGCGGAAAGATATCGAATAACACGGGGTCAGGGGGCgtggctgcgtgcgtgcgtgcgtcagCGCGTCATATTGACGCAAAGACGAAGCATCCTCGATCTTTCTGGTCCGAGTGATGACGCTTAGTCACCTTGGACCCcacgacccccccccccttaaaaaaaattaaatcaaacaTGAATTATGTGATTGTTGTGTTTACAGACAGCACATTATTTATCTCTCCATCATCACAATAACGCATGCTGACAAGAGTTTTATTGGAAACACACAGACCTGAggatgtgtgcacacacacacacacacacacacacacacacacacacacacacacaccttacactgTTCTATTGTTCACATAGGCAGAGAGCAGGTCCTGTATGATATACATGACTATGACAGACAGAATTcatgaagaaagaaaacaataaggAGGACGAGAGAGAGTTTCCTTTCCTTATCAAGTCATCACATCAGTTCAtggtataaaaatatgaatgaacAGGAGACAAAAAGCACGTCCAGTTTTAGGCTCCACACAAAATCAGAATACTTCCAGTTATGAAGGTGTCCAGAGTCCATGCAGCTCCATCACCGTGATGCAGTCGTGTTTCagggtaaaataaaaattatataagaATTAAACAGTGTTGTCATGGACTGGTTCTATTCCCACAAACAGGCCAGCAGAAGTTGTGCAGGTGAAATGAATACGctgctgcttgtgtgtgtgtgtgtgtgtgtgtgagtctcagCTCACACCCACACTGACAGGAGGCCAAACAGGGaaggagagaaaacagaaagaagtGTGAGATTGGTCTTCTGTTCAAGATGTGACCAGTTTCCTGAATACTGAGTTCTGAGCTGCTGCTTGTAtgtccacctccacctccacctccagaACTAAACTATCATCCTAACCCTGCTCACTACAGAGTGCACACTGAGTAGAGAGGGTTCACTGCTCTGTCATGCACTGAAgactttatataaataaaagaaaaagagggcaagagagcaagagagagtgagtaagtgtgagagagagagagagagagagagagagcgcataaATGAGAAAATATGAATAAGTGCtttatgagaaataaaacaaagaaagtaaaaaagacagaaacaggaGGGAAAGTTTTAGAAGGATATCTGATGAGGCCCTATTTTATCCAGAAATTTCAATCTCTTTAAAGAACAATGTTAGGAAATAAAGGAGGAGTGTAAAAATCCCTCCATCTGTCACAGGCCCATTCGGCTGTAAGGCAAGATCCAAACAGGACAAAGTCAATGAGAGGAGAGTGCGACAcctgtctctctgctccagttcagtgtctgtgtctttcccttctctctctctctctctctctctctctctctctctcacaccccctTCAGTCCAGTTGTTGGAGTTCAATGACATCACAAGTCACCTGACAGAAAGATAGACGCTTCCAGCAGTGGAGAGTTTAACAGAGGAGTTGAAAACATCACCATAGACGATGCTGGTGAAGATTACGGCTGAGAACCGAGCGTACATCAGAggtaaacctacacacacacacacacacacacacacacacacacacacacacacacacttctctaaTTAACAACTGCATTAGTGACTGCGAGGATTTACACAGTGATGATTTAAAGTGTGATGTATGAGGAGATacagtacagatacagatacagaaccTCAGAGCGTCCAGCATTGGCAGCAGGTTCAGCAGGGCCGTGTCACTTGGGTCACTAAACCACGACTTTATAGGTATTGCATTATCTggaataaaaagagaaataaataaacacacacacacacacacacacacacacacacacacacaaaataatccCAAACTTCTCGTCGCTGAGCTTTGATGTATACACTGAGCTTTGTTTCAGGAGGACAGTGAGCTAATCTAATcttaataatatacattttatatagttatgtaatttaaataaatttatactgCATATCTTTTTGTAATACGTCTGTTACTTCAATTAGTTTGTTCATGTTtagtattaattttatttatgattgaCAATAAAGCACACTGaactttaaaaggaaaaagagacacagacagaaagacagacaacaaagggttaaatgtttatattcctcagtatagtgagtgtgtgtgtgtgtgtgtgtgtgtgtgtgtgtgtgtgtgtgtgtgtgtgtgtgtacctggatGACTGCGATATGCTCCAGGTGAGTTATCCAGGATCACTATACTGGACAGGTCATTGTGCACTACTGATAGATCCTTGATGTAACTGCCCAAATCCAGCGTACAGTGCTGTAGAGACACACAGTCATTAACACCTGTCATTATGTcatcgtgtgtatgtgtgagtgtgtgtatgtgtgtgtgtgtgtgagtgtgtgtatgtgtgtgtgtgagtgcgtgtatgtgggtgtatgtgtgagtgtatgtatgtgtgtgtgtgtgtgtgtgtgtgtgtgagagtgtgtgtgtgtgtgagagtgtgtgtgtgtgtgtgagtgtgtgtgtgtgtgtgtgtgtgagtgtgtatatgtgtgtacgtgtgtgtacgtacgtgtgtgtgtgtgtgtacacgtacgtgtgtgtatacgtacacgtgtgtgtgtgtgtgtgtgtgtgtgtgtgtgtacgtacgtgtgtgtgtgtgtgtgtgtacgtacatgtgtgtgtgtgtgtgtgtgtatacgtacgtgcgtgtgtgtgtgtgtacgtgtgtgtgtgtgtgcgtgtgtgtgtgcgtgtgtgtgtgcgtgtgtgtgtgtacgtacgtgtgtgcttgtgtgtgcgtgtgtgtgtatacgtacgtgcgtgtgtgtgtgtgtacgtgtgtacgcgtgtgcgtgcgtgcgtacgcGCGTGTGCGtacgcgcgcgcgtgtgcgtgcgtacgtgtACGCGCGTGTACGcgcgtgtgtacgtgtacgcgcgtgtgtacgtgtacgcgcgtgtgtgcgtgtacgcgcgtgtgtgcgtgtacgcgcgtgtgtacgtgtacgcgcgtgtgtacgtgtacgcgcgtgtgtacgtgtacgcgcgtgtgtacgtgtacgcgcgtgtgtacgtgtacgcgcgtgtgtacgtgtacgcgcgtgtgtacgcgcgtgtgtacgtgtacgcgcgtgtgtacgtgtacgcgcgtgtgtacgtgtacgcgcgtgtgtacgtgtacgcgcgtgtgtacgtgtacgcgcgtgtgtacgtgtgtgtgtacgtgcgtgtgtgtgcgtgtgcgcgcgtgtgcgtgcgtacgcgcgtgtgtacgtgtgtgtgtgtgtgtacgtacgtgtgtgtgtgtacgaacgtgtgtgtgtgtgtgtgtgtgtacgtacgtgtgtgtgtgtgtgtgtacgtacgtgtgtgtgtgtgtgtacgtgtacgtgtgtgtacgtgtgtgtgtgtacgtgtgtctgtgtacgtgtgtctgtgtgtgtacgtgtgtgtttgtgtgtacgtgtgtgtgtacgtgtgtgtgtacgtgtgtgtgtacgtgtacgcgtgtgtgtgtacgtgtacgtgtgtgtgcgcgtacgtgtgtctgtgtgtgcgcgtacgtgtgtctgtgtgtgcgcgtacgtgtgtctgtgtgtgcgcgtacgtgtgtctgtgtgtgcgcgtacgtgtgtctgtgtgtgcgcgtacgtgtgtctgtgtgtgcgcgtacgtgtgtctgtgtgtgcgcgttcgtgtgtgtgtgtgcgcgttcgtgtgtgtgtgtacgtgtacgtgtgtgtgtatgtgtgtgtgtgtgtacgtgtgtgtgtgtgtgtgtgtgtatgtgtgtgtgtgtgtatgtgtgtgtgtgtatgtgtgtacgtgtgtgtgtgtgtgtgtatgtgtgtgtgtgtgtacgtgtgtgtgtacgtgtgtgtgtacgtgtgtgtacgtgtgtgtgtgtgtgtgtacgtgtgtgtgtgtacgtacatgtgtgtgtgtgtacgtacatgtgtgtgtgtgtttgtgtacgtgtgtgtttgtgtacgtgtgtgtgtgtgtacgtgtacgtgtgtgtgtgtgtacgtgtacgtgtgtgtacgtgtgtctgtgtacgtgtgtctgtgtgtgtacgtgtgtgtttgtgtgtacgtgtgtgtttgtgtacgtgtgtgtttgtgtacgtgtgtgtacgtgtgtgtacgtgtgtacgtgtacgtgtacgtgtgtacgtgtacgtgtgtgtgtgtacacgtgtacacgtgtgtgtgtgtgtgtacacgtgtgtgtacacgtgtgtgcgtgtgtctgtgtgtgtacgtgtgtgtacgtgtgtgtacgtgtgtgtacgtgtgtgtttgtgtacgtgtgtgtgtgtgtgtacacgtgtgtgtgtgtgtgtgtgtgtgtacgtgtgtgtgtgtgtgtacgtgtgtgtgtgtgcgtgtacgtgtgtgtgtgtgtgcgtgtacgtgtgtgtgtgtgcgtgtacgtgtgtgtgtgtgcgtgtacgtgtgtgtgtgcgtgtacgtgtgtgtgtgtgcgtgtacgtgtgtgcgtgtacgtgtgtgtgtgtgtacacgtgtgtgtgtgtgtgtacacgtgtgtgtacacgtgtgtgtgtgtgtgtacacgtgtgtgtgtgtgtgtgtgtacacgtgtgtgtgtgtgtgtgtacacgtgtgtgtgtgtgtacacgtgtgtgtgtgcgtgtgtctgtgtgtgtctgtgtgtgtacgtgtgtgtacgtgtgtgtttgtgtacgtgtgtacacgtgtgtgtgtgtgtgtacacgtgtgtgtgtgtgtacacgtgtgtgtgtgtgtgtgtacacgtgtgtgtgtgtgtacgtgtgtgtgtgtgtacgtgtgtgtgtgtgtacgtgtgtgtgtgtgtacgtgtgtgtgtgtgtgtgtgtgtacacgtgtgtgtgtgtgtgtacacgtgtgtgtgtgtgtacgtatgtgtgtgtgtgtgtgtacacgtgtgtgtgtgtgtacacgtgtgtgtgtgtgtacacgcgtgtgtgtgtgtgtacacgtgtgtgtgtgtgtgtacgtgtgtacacgtgtgtgtgtgtgtgtgtgtgtgtgtacacgtgtgtgtgtgtgtgtgtgtgtgtgtgtgtgtgtgtacacgtgtgtgtgtgtgtgtaagtgtgtacacgtgtgtgtgtgtgtgtgtgtgtgtgtacacgtgtgtgtgtgtgtgtgtgtgtgtgtgtgtacacgtgtgtgtgtgtgtgtgtgtgtgtgtgtgtgtgtgtacacgtgtgtgtgtgtgtgtgtgtgtgtgtgtacacgtgtgtgtgtgtgtgtgtgtgtgtgtgtgtgtgtgtgtgtgtgtgtgtgtgtgtgtgtgtgtgtgtgtgtgtgtacacgtgtgtgtgtgtgtgtgtacacgtgtgtgtgtgtgtgtgtacacgtgtgtgtgtgtgtgtgtgtgtgtgtgtgtgtgtgtgtgtgtgtgtgtgtgtgtgtgtgtgtgtgtgtgtgtgtgtgtgtacctgtctgtaaTATCTGCGCTTGAGGATTCCTCTGTTGTTGTCGAGTTTGTCTGCTACAGCAGAGCCATAAATCTCCATACTGGCTGTGAACACCACCAACTCGTACCACTGACTCACCTGTGcgcaggcgcgcacacacacacacacacacacacacacacacacacacacacacacacacacacacacacagaggaaatgaagtgtgtgtgttatcacaGCAGGATGACAGTCCTGTGTCACCACTACACCATCAAAATGAACATCTTAACACACAATTAGCCTTAATAAGCAGTGAGACGTGATCGTGAGTTAATGAGAGCAGGTGATTGTTATACAGCTACACTGACAGTCTCCTGATAACAgttcacctctctctcacacacactcactcactcactctctcacacacactcactcactctctctctctctctcacacacactctctctctctctctctcacacacactcactctctctctcacacacactcactctctctctcacacacacactcactctctctctcacacacacactcactctctctctcacacacacacactcactctctctctcacacacacactcactctctctctcacacacacactcactctctctctcacacacacacactcactctctctctcacacacacactcactctctctctcacacacacactcactctctctctcacacacactcactctctctctcacacacactcactctctctctcacacacacactcactctctctctcacacacacactcactctctctctcacacacacactcactctctctctcacacacacactcactctctctcacacacacactcactctctctctcacacacacactcactctctctctcacacacacactcactctctctctcacacacacactcactctctctctcacacacacactcactctctctctcacacacactcactctctctctcacacacactcactctctcatacacacacactcactctctcacacacacactcacactccctcactcacacacactctatagcTGCTCAAACACCTTCTCTTAAAACAGTCTGTCAGAAGatagatctgtctgtctgtccatcagtGTATCAATACCTCAgaaagagaacaagagaaagagagagaatttaaTTCTGCCAATAATTTATGTTGTACATTTTTTACTCACCACTTCTAAGAAAAAGTCGACATGTGGCCTTTTATGCACAAAAAACCTCACCGGGTGTTTATCTAtgaccacctacacacacacacacacacacacacacacacaagaatagAGAAAAAAGTTAAATCACATCCAGTCCAGTGTCACGTATATCTGTTCACACCTGGTGTATGGACACGTCTCCAGCCAACACTGGAGGTTTCTGATGGAGAAAGGCTCACACATTTCTGATGTCAATGTTCTGCTCTGTTCATGTTCAGACAGTAACGTCCCCCCATCCATCTCATGTAGGTACACACTGTTTAACATCTTCACCTCCCTTTCCACACAGTCTCACAGTGAGGACGCTTTTTCAGTGAGGACGATGATGCAGTGGATTAGTCGTTCCTTTGTTGCTGTCCGTGACGTGGTCGTGTCGACACTACGGCCGTGACGTGGTCGTGTCGACACTACGGCCGTGACGTGGTCGTGTCGACACTACGGCCGTGACGTGGTCGTGTCGACACTACGGCCGTGACGTGGTCGTGTCGACACTACGGCCGTGACGTGGTCGTGTCATTGAGACACATCTGTACTCATCCCTGAGCTCTTACCATCCCATCACATCACGTTAACCACACGTGTGAACAGGACCTAATATTCTCTCAAACAGGTTCCCCTCAAGTTTTGTTCCTCATATCACTTTAGGGAGAGTTTCCTTgccacctcaggcttgctcatttggGAAAAACATAAATTCAGATTTTCAACCTTcaaatttttattctgaatttctatatttctgtaaagctgcttttag includes the following:
- the gabarapa gene encoding GABA(A) receptor-associated protein a, which translates into the protein MKFVYKEEHPFEKRRCEGEKIRKKYPDRVPVIVEKAPKARIGDLDKKKYLVPSDLTVGQFYFLIRKRIHLRAEDALFFFVNNVIPPTSATMGLLYQEHHEEDFFLYIAYSDESVYGEDIQINPNSRC
- the ctdnep1a gene encoding CTD nuclear envelope phosphatase 1A, giving the protein MLKTRQCLLGLRTFLGVASRIWGFILYILRKHLRTIIQYQTVRYDTLPLSPASRNRLHAVKRKILVLDLDETLIHSHHDGVLRPTVRPGTPPDFILKVVIDKHPVRFFVHKRPHVDFFLEVVSQWYELVVFTASMEIYGSAVADKLDNNRGILKRRYYRQHCTLDLGSYIKDLSVVHNDLSSIVILDNSPGAYRSHPDNAIPIKSWFSDPSDTALLNLLPMLDALRFTSDVRSVLSRNLHQHRLW